The Hevea brasiliensis isolate MT/VB/25A 57/8 chromosome 1, ASM3005281v1, whole genome shotgun sequence genome has a window encoding:
- the LOC131168969 gene encoding probable disease resistance protein At5g43730, which produces MQQLYKVTDWLDRVDRLQEDAKEMIKEAEEEIHNKALRCFYPKKCCSSNRVGERISESAKRKPADLVIQMPVPKTFGLDSKLEDIWRWIEDPSVEIIGLYGMGGVGKTTLLRKIYNKICEKSDYVVIFVERSEQDPVKAAKEAICKKIEIPREDWINKGEAINKAIWNTLRKEKFALMLDGVGGQWQHLLLEEIGVHLNGNGNGSKVIFTTRSKEVCDRMKAKTIEVECLPPETALQLFEFCVGEDALNANWEIPMLAKELADVCNGLPLLLTTIGRAMASKTKPGNWKRAIEKLRTQPSTFPDVEASVFSVLKISYDSLNTDSLRNCFCAFRCSQELII; this is translated from the exons ATGCAGCAGCTCTACAAAGTAACCGACTGGCTCGACAGAGTAGATCGCTTGCAGGAGGATGCAAAGGAGATGATTAAAGAGGCTGAAGAAGAAATTCATAATAAAGCTCTCAGATGTTTCTATCCCAAGAAATGCTGCTCCTCTAACAGGGTTGGAGAGAGGATAAGTGAAAGCGCAAAGAG AAAGCCTGCTGATTTAGTGATCCAGATGCCTGTACCGAAAACTTTTGGGTTGGATTCCAAACTTGAAGATATCTGGAGATGGATTGAAGACCCAAGTGTGGAAATTATTGGGTTATATGGAATGGGAGGCGTGGGTAAAACCACCCTCCTCAGAAAGATCTACAATAAGATCTGCGAAAAGAGTGATTATGTGGTGATTTTTGTTGAGAGGTCTGAACAAGACCCAGTGAAAGCAGCCAAAGAAGCGATTTGCAAAAAAATTGAAATCCCTAGAGAGGACTGGATAAATAAAGGTGAGGCAATCAATAAGGCGATTTGGAACACTTTGAGAAAGGAGAAATTTGCTTTGATGTTGGATGGTGTAGGAGGGCAATGGCAACATCTACTCTTGGAAGAAATCGGAGTTCATCTGAACGGCAATGGGAATGGGTCCAAAGTCATTTTTACCACTCGGTCAAAAGAGGTATGTGACAGGATGAAAGCAAAAACAATTGAAGTAGAGTGTTTGCCACCAGAAACTGCTCTACAATTGTTTGAGTTCTGTGTGGGAGAGGACGCTCTAAATGCTAATTGGGAGATCCCAATGCTGGCTAAGGAACTTGCTGATGTGTGCAATGGTTTGCCGCTTCTGCTCACCACTATCGGTCGAGCGATGGCTAGTAAGACGAAACCCGGCAATTGGAAGCGTGCAATTGAAAAATTGAGGACTCAGCCATCAACATTTCCAGATGTTGAAGCTAGTGTCTTCTCTGTTCTCAAGATAAGCTATGACAGCTTGAATACAGATTCCCTCAGGAATTGCTTCTGTGCTTTTCGTTGTTCCCAGGAGTTGATAATATAA
- the LOC110648267 gene encoding uncharacterized protein LOC110648267, whose translation MDILSHSRNVSTLERILCFMVQSVVVETALLAQKSLLCLLFLMRSQAGDVDMVTDLAAADVRFPLSELNRLEKPSAECKDAGENEEDDSDNGDDDQDDDGDDSSGEEGSDDEEEDSEGEAKGDGESNDNDNDDDDDDDDDDDDDDDDEDEDEDVDDDGDDDNDDDEETQPPSKRKK comes from the exons ATGGATATTCTTTCACACAGCAGAAATGTTTCGACTTTGGAGAGGATCCTTTGCTTCATGGTGCAATCTGTGGTGGTGGAGACTGCTCTGCTTGCTCAGAAGTCTCTGCTTTGTCTCCTCTTTTTG aTGAGATCCCAAGCAGGTGATGTTGATATGGTAACAGATTTGGCTGCAGCAGATGTGAG ATTTCCTTTGTCTGAACTAAATAGATTGGAAAAGCCTTCTGCTGAATGCAAGGATGCTGGTGAAAATGAGGAGGATGATAGTGATAATGGTGATGATGATCaggatgatgatggtgatgattCATCTGGAGAAGAAGGGAGTGATGATGAAGAGGAGGATTCTGAAGGTGAAGCTAAAGGTGATGGAGAGAGCAATGACAATGACAATGACGACGATGATGATGATGACGACGACGACGACGACGACGATGACGAcgaagatgaagatgaagatgtagatgatgatggtgatgatgACAACGACGATGATGAAGAAACCCAGCCACCTTCTAAgaggaagaaatga